In Nicotiana tabacum cultivar K326 chromosome 11, ASM71507v2, whole genome shotgun sequence, a single window of DNA contains:
- the LOC107759687 gene encoding putative pectinesterase/pectinesterase inhibitor 59: protein MIRHSNRYPCQNISRHTTYHTTMTFYKLNSLVLFILFSFSLFLHESYSIEEQPSDDINWWCSTTPHPEPCKYFMADVAPERYKPKCKEEFRTMTTEVALEQALLVQSHAKYMGQHCRGKRKKLVWMDCDKLIDDTILQLNRTLHGIQSNSTSCSDFDAQTWLSASLTNIETCLSGSNQLNVSNVLHPTLSTNVSQLISNCLAINGELVDSQNSTQVDGFPSWVTARERKLLQSKTRSLASKAIYVVAQDGSGNFRSVQAAINAVSKKVTNQRTIIYIKKGVYRENVAIGPGISKIMLVGAGLRYTIITGSRSAAGGFTTYSTATVGVDGNGFIARGITFRNTAGPKNGQAVALRSASDLSVFYACGFEGYQDTIFVQSQRQFFKTCHIYGTIDFIFGNAAVVFQNCVIFVRRPLVGQVNVITAQGRGDPFQNTGISIHNSRITASPSLKPVVRAFQTYLGRPWQEYSRTVIIRSYIDGLINPSGWLPWLNSDFAFKTLYYGEHGNWGPGASTRNRVKWPGYHVITNTNEASKFTVANLIGGRSWLPSTGVPFTAGL, encoded by the exons ATGATCCGTCATTCCAATCGTTATCCGTGTCAAAATATTTCTAGGCACACAACATACCATACCACAATGACATTTTATAAGCTCAATTCTTTAGTACTCTTTATATTATTTTCCTTCTCTTTGTTCCTACACGAATCCTATTCCATTGAAGAACAACCAAGTGATGATATTAACTGGTGGTGTAGCACTACTCCTCATCCTGAACCATGTAAGTATTTCATGGCCGATGTTGCCCCGGAACGTTACAAACCGAAATGTAAAGAAGAGTTTCGAACCATGACCACCGAGGTAGCCTTGGAGCAAGCCCTCCTAGTACAAAGCCATGCAAAATATATGGGCCAGCACTGCCGCGGAAAACGAAAGAAACTAGTCTGGATGGATTGTGACAAGCTCATTGACGACACCATCCTCCAATTAAACCGTACTCTTCATGGCATCCAATCCAACTCCACTTCCTGTTCCGATTTCGATGCTCAAACTTGGCTCAGCGCCTCGTTAACAAATATTGAAACATGTTTATCAGGTTCAAATCAGCTCAATGTCTCAAATGTCCTACATCCAACTTTATCCACTAATGTCTCTCAATTGATTAGCAATTGTTTGGCTATAAATGGGGAGCTTGTGGATTCACAAAATTCAACACAAGTAGATGGATTTCCAAGTTGGGTTACGGCTAGGGAAAGAAAGTTGTTACAATCTAAAACGAGAAGCTTAGCTTCAAAGGCAATTTACGTGGTGGCTCAAGATGGATCAGGGAATTTTCGTTCTGTTCAGGCTGCAATAAATGCAGTCTCAAAGAAAGTTACAAATCAAAGGACTATCATATATATTAAAAAAGGTGTATATAGAGAAAATGTGGCTATAGGGCCTGGAATTAGTAAGATTATGTTAGTTGGTGCTGGTTTGAGATACACAATTATTACAGGTAGCCGAAGTGCTGCTGGAGGTTTCACAACTTACAGTACTGCAACTGTTG GGGTAGATGGAAATGGATTCATTGCTCGTGGCATCACATTCCGAAACACAGCAGGTCCAAAAAATGGTCAAGCAGTAGCTCTCCGATCAGCATCTGATCTTTCAGTATTCTACGCTTGTGGCTTCGAAGGTTACCAAGACACAATCTTTGTCCAATCCCAACGACAATTCTTCAAAACATGTCATATCTATGGGACAATAGACTTCATATTCGGCAATGCCGCTGTTGTTTTCCAAAATTGTGTCATTTTTGTCAGAAGACCCCTAGTTGGCCAAGTCAATGTGATCACAGCTCAAGGTAGAGGTGACCCTTTTCAGAACACTGGAATATCAATTCACAATTCGAGAATAACAGCATCACCAAGCCTTAAGCCAGTGGTTCGAGCATTTCAGACATATTTGGGTCGTCCGTGGCAGGAATATTCAAGAACGGTTATAATAAGGTCTTATATTGATGGTTTGATTAATCCATCAGGATGGTTACCATGGCTGAATTCTGATTTCGCATTTAAAACTTTGTATTATGGGGAGCATGGTAATTGGGGTCCTGGTGCTTCGACTAGAAATCGGGTGAAGTGGCCTGGTTACCATGTTATAACCAATACAAACGAAGCTTCAAAATTTACTGTTGCGAATCTCATAGGTGGTCGCTCATGGTTGCCTTCTACTGGTGTGCCATTCACTGCAGGGCTGTGA